TATCGTCGGTACAATATCGCATATCACAGCCACAAATTAAATCAATACCAGCCCCAATACACCCCCCGTGTATAGCTGCCAAAACAGGTTTAGAACAATCGGCAATAGCATTGATAGGAGCTTGGAGTTGCAAAATCTCTTTCCGCAGTTTTTCTCTACCTCGGCCTTCGCACGAAACAGCCTTTTGGGTAACAGACATTAGTAGGTTGAGGTCGATACCCGCAGAAAAGTGTTTGCTTGTGCCACCATCAAGTACTACAACCCGTACTTCAGGGTTTTCGTCGATATGCTCAAATACCTCTCTAAACTCCCGCCAAAACGTTTGGCTGAGGGCGTTTGCCTTGTCGGGGCGGTTGATACTAAGATGGGCAATGTGATTTTGAATCTTTAAAAGAAGGGTTTCCATGTTAAAATGAGGTTTGTTGATTAAAACGAAAGTAATATAGGAATTCTTTTCATAAAATGGCAACCTATAAAAATTTAGCAGAAATTAATAAAAGATTAAATATTTGATTATCAGGTGATTGTAATGTTGTTTTTGAAATCTAATCAGCTAATTAACAAATCCTTTTTGCTCTTTCACATTCTGCATTTACCTTTACGAAACTTTTCTTAATACATAGGAATTTTCAATAACAGATAACGACACGAAAAATGAGTGTACTTGTTAACAAAAACTCAAGAGTAATCGTACAAGGCTTTACGGGTTCGGAAGGTTCTTTCCATGCTCAGCAAATGATAGAATACGGCACAAACGTCGTGGGTGGTGTTACGCCGGGTAAAGGTGGTTCTACGCATCTTGACCGTCCAGTTTTCAATACTGTATTGGAAGCTGTACAGC
The DNA window shown above is from Flectobacillus major DSM 103 and carries:
- a CDS encoding crotonase/enoyl-CoA hydratase family protein encodes the protein METLLLKIQNHIAHLSINRPDKANALSQTFWREFREVFEHIDENPEVRVVVLDGGTSKHFSAGIDLNLLMSVTQKAVSCEGRGREKLRKEILQLQAPINAIADCSKPVLAAIHGGCIGAGIDLICGCDMRYCTDDSFFTIKEIDMGMVADLGTLQRLPKLIGEGMVREMAFTGRNITGQEAAKIGLVNRSFPDNQTMLDEVLILAEQIAQKSPLSIRGTKHILNYSREHSIADGLDYIATWNAGLLLSNDLQEAFTAKIQKRIPKFED